The following proteins are encoded in a genomic region of Streptomyces sp. SLBN-31:
- a CDS encoding carboxymuconolactone decarboxylase family protein produces MDARINYFGNALAGKVMKHLNSAGAAVHSALPVATQELVKIRASQINGCGFCTDMHTKDAVAAGEDQQRLHLVAAWREATVFTDAERAALEVTEQGTRIADAAGGVSDEAWANAAKHYDEDQLAALISLIAIINAYNRINVINQQPAGGYKPGMFG; encoded by the coding sequence ATGGACGCGCGCATCAACTACTTCGGCAACGCTCTCGCGGGCAAGGTCATGAAACACCTCAACTCGGCCGGAGCCGCTGTGCACTCGGCGCTTCCCGTCGCCACCCAGGAACTTGTGAAGATCCGGGCCAGCCAGATCAACGGCTGCGGGTTCTGCACCGACATGCACACCAAGGACGCCGTCGCCGCGGGGGAGGACCAGCAGCGGCTGCACCTGGTCGCCGCCTGGCGCGAAGCCACCGTCTTCACCGACGCTGAGCGCGCGGCGCTGGAGGTCACCGAGCAGGGCACCCGCATCGCCGACGCGGCGGGCGGGGTGTCGGACGAGGCCTGGGCCAACGCCGCGAAGCACTACGACGAGGACCAGCTCGCCGCGCTGATCTCGTTGATCGCGATCATCAATGCCTACAACCGCATCAACGTCATCAACCAGCAGCCCGCCGGCGGCTACAAGCCGGGCATGTTCGGCTGA
- a CDS encoding SDR family oxidoreductase, whose protein sequence is MKIVVIGGTGLIGSKVVSKLNEHGHEAVAASPNTGVNAVTGEGLADVLKGASVVVDVSNSPSFDDDAVMEFFRASTTNLLAAEAAAGVTHHVALSVVGTDRLQQSGYFQAKQVQEDMIRDSGVPYSIVHATQFFEFAKTLADSATSGETVSVAPIKIQPIFSGDVAAAVGRTAVGTPVNGIVEVAGPDTFTLEDFIRKGLAAHNDPRTVVTDPKGLYWGAALKESDLLPGPDAQLGETHFADWSSKQ, encoded by the coding sequence ATGAAGATCGTAGTGATCGGCGGAACCGGACTCATCGGTTCCAAGGTCGTCTCCAAGCTCAACGAACACGGTCATGAGGCGGTGGCAGCCTCCCCGAACACCGGAGTCAACGCGGTCACCGGCGAAGGCCTGGCCGACGTCCTGAAGGGCGCCTCCGTCGTCGTCGACGTCTCCAACTCCCCCTCCTTCGACGACGACGCGGTGATGGAGTTCTTCCGCGCCTCCACCACCAACCTGCTCGCCGCGGAGGCTGCCGCTGGCGTCACGCACCACGTGGCTCTGTCCGTCGTGGGCACCGACCGTCTCCAGCAGTCCGGCTACTTCCAGGCCAAGCAGGTCCAGGAGGACATGATCCGGGACTCCGGAGTGCCGTATTCGATCGTCCACGCCACGCAGTTCTTCGAGTTCGCCAAGACCCTCGCGGACTCGGCGACCAGCGGTGAAACGGTGTCCGTCGCCCCCATCAAGATCCAGCCCATCTTCTCAGGCGACGTGGCCGCGGCCGTCGGCCGCACGGCGGTCGGCACTCCGGTCAACGGAATCGTCGAGGTCGCCGGCCCCGACACCTTCACCCTGGAGGACTTCATCCGCAAGGGCCTCGCGGCCCACAACGACCCCCGCACGGTCGTGACGGACCCGAAGGGTCTCTACTGGGGCGCCGCCCTCAAGGAGTCCGACCTGCTGCCCGGCCCCGACGCACAGCTCGGCGAGACGCACTTCGCCGACTGGAGCAGCAAGCAGTAA
- a CDS encoding FAD-binding protein — protein MSSLRHQLTTSVLVVGSGASGLRAAIEVAEAGVAVVVVTQWAREDTPDAMVWSATTGVRRTSLWPAPNGITEPWRDASDDAGPAV, from the coding sequence ATGTCTTCGCTCCGACACCAGCTCACCACGTCCGTCCTCGTGGTGGGAAGCGGTGCGTCAGGCCTCCGAGCGGCCATCGAAGTCGCCGAGGCCGGTGTCGCGGTCGTCGTGGTCACTCAATGGGCCCGCGAAGACACCCCGGACGCCATGGTGTGGTCCGCGACGACCGGCGTGCGCCGCACATCCCTGTGGCCCGCCCCGAACGGAATCACCGAGCCGTGGCGCGACGCGTCCGATGATGCGGGACCCGCCGTGTAA
- a CDS encoding LuxR family transcriptional regulator: MIASPLPALVGRQRECTALDNLLAGLRAGDSRVMVVRGEAGIGKSVLLEYMAAQASRVQVTWARGVEADMELPYASLHQVCASFLDGVEELPQPQRDAVRVAFGTVVGDPPDRFLVGLAVLTLLTRASETRPVLVLVDDAQWLDQVSLQTLEFVVRRLLAEPVAMVFAVRDPEGQSALAGLPALQLRGLDAASAGELLEGAVGGRLEERVRDRFVAETHGNPLALLEFSRGRSAAELAYGVDASSAPVVQGPVASRVERDFAGRLGALPAATRTLLLIAAAEPVGDVRLLIRAAASLGITPDAAPAKAAGLIEFGEPVRFRHPLVRSAVYHGAEPEDRRAVHRALAEATDPLLDPDRRAWHAAQAADGPDEEVAAGLEQAADRARQRGGIAAEAVLLERAVEATPDPWSRGRRALAAAEAHFSAAAPERATELAAVADLYPLSVLDRARLARLRARILFARSRSDEAAPLLLKAAARFTAAGSPLARETYLEAISATIFAGRVHGPTGARAGAIAARASGAPSSGSKAADALLDGVAALLADGSETAVPALREALDLLEHEELRTREATVRWLLLAPVALESFIHWAWDLHAWDTLSTRAVRLARDIGALGSLPPALIYAGGVHIHYGDFAEADRMIDEADAIAAATGHAPHKYAALVLAAWRGEADVAAGIIEEARERAVQRGEVSLLGAMGYIQGVLFNGLARYEEAIEAARTGIEHDGFNFTGLSLVEHVEAATRCGEIDQARASLARLTELTRAADSGWARGASARSEALLADGEAADRLYRTAIEEFGRGGVVVEVARTHLLYGEWLRRAQRRAQAREHLRTAHDMFDAMPAHAFAERARRELIATGEQVTARETTPANALTPQESQVAALAADGMTNARIGAELFISPHTVEWHLRKVYVKLGISTRRALPDVLDSARAR, encoded by the coding sequence ATGATCGCCAGCCCGCTTCCCGCTCTGGTCGGCCGGCAGCGTGAGTGCACGGCGCTCGACAACCTGCTGGCCGGCCTTCGGGCCGGCGATTCCCGCGTCATGGTCGTCCGGGGCGAGGCGGGCATCGGCAAGTCGGTGCTGCTGGAGTACATGGCTGCGCAGGCGTCCCGGGTGCAGGTGACCTGGGCGCGCGGTGTCGAGGCCGACATGGAGCTCCCTTACGCGAGCCTGCACCAGGTGTGCGCGTCGTTCCTGGACGGTGTCGAAGAACTGCCGCAACCCCAACGTGACGCCGTGCGCGTGGCATTCGGGACGGTTGTCGGCGATCCGCCCGACCGTTTCCTGGTCGGCCTCGCCGTGCTGACCCTGCTCACCCGCGCCTCGGAGACTCGGCCGGTGCTGGTGCTGGTGGACGACGCCCAGTGGCTGGATCAAGTGTCGTTGCAGACACTTGAGTTCGTGGTCCGGCGACTGCTCGCGGAGCCGGTCGCCATGGTGTTCGCGGTCCGCGACCCCGAGGGGCAGTCCGCGCTCGCAGGCCTGCCGGCGCTGCAACTCAGGGGACTTGACGCCGCTTCGGCGGGAGAACTCCTGGAGGGAGCTGTGGGGGGACGGTTGGAGGAGCGGGTCCGGGACCGGTTCGTGGCCGAGACACACGGCAACCCCCTGGCGCTGCTGGAATTCTCCCGTGGCCGCAGCGCCGCCGAACTGGCCTACGGCGTCGACGCGTCGAGTGCCCCGGTCGTCCAAGGGCCGGTGGCCAGCCGCGTCGAGCGTGATTTCGCCGGGCGGCTCGGTGCGCTGCCGGCCGCGACCCGCACGCTGCTGCTGATCGCTGCGGCGGAACCGGTTGGCGACGTGCGCCTATTGATCCGCGCGGCCGCTTCCCTCGGCATCACTCCGGACGCCGCACCGGCCAAGGCAGCCGGCCTGATCGAGTTCGGCGAGCCCGTACGGTTCCGGCACCCGCTGGTCCGTTCGGCGGTCTACCACGGAGCCGAGCCGGAGGATCGACGTGCGGTGCACCGGGCCCTGGCCGAGGCCACGGACCCCCTCCTGGACCCCGATCGGCGTGCCTGGCACGCCGCGCAGGCGGCCGACGGGCCGGACGAGGAGGTCGCCGCAGGACTGGAGCAGGCCGCCGACCGCGCCCGGCAGCGCGGGGGCATTGCGGCCGAGGCGGTTCTGCTGGAACGCGCGGTGGAGGCGACGCCCGATCCCTGGTCGCGAGGGCGCCGGGCCCTTGCGGCGGCCGAGGCGCACTTCTCGGCCGCCGCGCCCGAACGGGCCACGGAATTGGCCGCGGTGGCCGACCTGTATCCCCTCAGCGTCCTGGACCGGGCCCGCCTGGCACGTCTGCGGGCCAGAATCCTGTTCGCCCGCAGCCGCAGCGACGAGGCGGCACCACTGCTCCTGAAGGCGGCCGCACGGTTCACCGCGGCCGGATCTCCCCTGGCGCGCGAGACCTACCTGGAGGCGATCAGCGCGACCATTTTCGCCGGCCGGGTCCATGGTCCGACAGGCGCCCGCGCCGGGGCGATCGCGGCCCGCGCCTCCGGGGCGCCCTCTTCGGGCTCCAAGGCCGCGGACGCTCTCTTGGACGGTGTGGCGGCCCTGCTCGCGGACGGCTCGGAGACGGCCGTCCCGGCCCTGCGCGAGGCACTCGACCTGCTCGAGCACGAAGAGCTCCGCACGCGGGAGGCGACCGTACGGTGGCTGCTGCTGGCCCCGGTCGCGCTTGAGTCGTTCATCCACTGGGCCTGGGACCTGCATGCCTGGGACACACTCTCGACTCGCGCAGTGCGTCTGGCCCGCGACATTGGAGCACTCGGCAGCCTGCCGCCGGCTCTGATCTACGCGGGCGGGGTGCACATCCACTACGGCGACTTCGCCGAGGCCGACCGGATGATCGACGAGGCCGACGCGATCGCCGCAGCGACCGGTCACGCCCCGCACAAATACGCCGCGCTCGTCCTGGCCGCATGGCGGGGTGAGGCGGATGTCGCCGCTGGCATCATCGAAGAAGCCAGAGAGCGCGCCGTGCAGCGGGGCGAAGTATCCCTGCTCGGTGCCATGGGCTACATCCAGGGCGTGCTCTTCAACGGACTGGCCCGTTACGAAGAGGCGATCGAGGCCGCCCGCACCGGTATCGAGCACGACGGGTTCAACTTCACTGGTCTGTCGCTGGTCGAACATGTGGAGGCCGCGACGCGTTGCGGTGAAATCGACCAGGCACGCGCCTCGTTGGCCCGCCTTACCGAACTCACCCGCGCCGCCGACTCCGGATGGGCGCGGGGTGCGAGCGCACGCAGTGAGGCGCTGCTGGCCGACGGTGAGGCGGCCGACCGCCTGTACCGCACGGCGATCGAGGAATTCGGCCGCGGCGGGGTTGTCGTGGAGGTGGCACGCACCCACCTGCTGTACGGCGAGTGGCTGCGGCGCGCACAGCGCCGCGCGCAGGCCCGCGAGCACCTCCGCACGGCCCACGACATGTTCGACGCGATGCCGGCTCACGCGTTCGCCGAACGGGCCCGCCGTGAGCTGATAGCCACCGGCGAGCAGGTGACCGCGCGGGAGACCACACCGGCGAACGCTCTCACCCCGCAGGAGTCGCAGGTCGCAGCCCTCGCCGCCGACGGCATGACGAATGCACGGATCGGCGCGGAGCTGTTCATCAGCCCCCATACCGTGGAATGGCACCTGCGGAAGGTCTATGTGAAGCTCGGCATCAGCACCCGAAGAGCCCTGCCGGACGTCCTCGACAGCGCACGGGCACGGTGA
- a CDS encoding FtsX-like permease family protein, translated as MLLFAASVPTVRHHRDQRIHHRIDVNLSDRATTRSDHTVLIRDIDTVFRGKKIRGRMVQPEGPAAPLPPGVQRYPRPGEMVVSPALHELLAAPGNGLLRERLAHPIAGEIGDAGLLDPGEHVFYLVANHMAADAGQARRLDHFGKAYAKKPLPPELVLLCIAGIVVLLLPVGAFIAAAVRFGGERRDRRLAALRLVGANRRMTATIAAGEVALSTLAGIALGALLFMTGRQFAGTVQIQGLGVFTEDLTPQPLLAALVVVAVLTLSLGITQLSMHKVAVEPLGVVRKSGSTSRRLWWRVALPLLGLILLRISVRSPTDLNGTSGVVLVLIGMLSLLVGVTAVLPWAVERLTRLFGGFGPLPWQLALRGLQLNSDSATRSVNGIAVAVAGAVALQTLLTGLSQNPVDSTARGAHGPSASTRVAIARLDDGGTRGAQYAPVLATTPGVQRAIEFKELSVSPLNGGFPQAVLIADCAHLRLLAQLSSCSDGDAFLTASPATDTMPDMTTWATGMKLRMDMYGSRWTVPHITATVRATPAYPAAVSSERTLLATPWAAGHTAIAHAVSTVALTYATGFKDVQDHIRTAAARLDPAFSVDFPGRSQGDPALDGVRRALLAGVTAVLVLIAASMLLGALEQVRERARVLSVLVAFGTPRRTLATSVFLQSVLPVGLGLLVAESIGTALGSTLLDLAGRPVTHNWSTLLAIAGIGAAVSLGVTLLTLPALWRSTRPQGLRHE; from the coding sequence ATGTTGCTGTTCGCCGCGTCGGTGCCGACCGTCAGACACCACCGGGACCAGCGGATCCACCACCGCATCGATGTCAACCTCAGCGACCGCGCCACCACGCGCTCGGATCACACTGTTCTTATCAGGGACATCGACACCGTGTTCCGGGGCAAGAAGATCAGAGGGCGCATGGTGCAGCCGGAGGGGCCCGCGGCACCGCTACCGCCGGGAGTCCAGCGCTACCCTCGCCCCGGGGAGATGGTCGTGTCCCCCGCACTGCACGAACTTTTGGCCGCACCGGGAAACGGACTGCTGCGTGAGCGCCTCGCCCATCCCATCGCGGGTGAGATCGGCGATGCAGGTCTGCTCGATCCGGGCGAGCACGTCTTCTATCTGGTCGCGAACCACATGGCGGCGGATGCAGGGCAAGCGCGTCGGCTCGACCACTTCGGTAAAGCCTACGCGAAGAAGCCCCTTCCCCCTGAACTCGTCCTCCTCTGCATCGCAGGAATCGTCGTACTGCTCCTCCCCGTCGGTGCCTTCATAGCCGCGGCCGTACGGTTCGGTGGTGAGCGACGGGACCGGCGGCTGGCCGCCCTGCGCTTGGTCGGCGCGAACCGCAGGATGACCGCCACCATCGCAGCAGGCGAGGTCGCGCTCAGCACACTGGCAGGTATCGCCCTGGGTGCGCTCCTGTTTATGACGGGACGTCAGTTCGCAGGAACGGTGCAGATACAGGGGCTCGGTGTCTTCACCGAAGATCTCACGCCACAGCCCCTGCTGGCGGCGCTCGTGGTCGTCGCCGTGCTCACGCTCTCCCTCGGCATCACACAACTGTCGATGCATAAGGTGGCCGTAGAGCCTCTTGGAGTCGTCCGGAAGTCTGGCAGCACCTCGCGACGCCTGTGGTGGCGTGTAGCACTTCCTCTGCTCGGACTGATTTTGCTGCGGATCTCCGTACGCAGCCCTACCGACCTGAACGGCACCTCAGGGGTCGTCCTGGTGCTCATCGGCATGCTCTCGCTGCTCGTCGGAGTCACCGCGGTGCTGCCCTGGGCCGTGGAACGCCTGACCCGACTGTTCGGCGGCTTCGGCCCGCTGCCTTGGCAACTAGCTCTGCGTGGACTGCAATTGAACAGCGATTCCGCCACCCGCTCGGTCAACGGAATCGCGGTTGCCGTGGCAGGGGCCGTGGCCCTTCAAACCCTCCTCACCGGACTCTCCCAGAACCCCGTGGACAGCACCGCCCGAGGGGCACACGGCCCCTCCGCCTCCACACGCGTCGCTATCGCCCGCCTCGACGACGGCGGCACGCGAGGGGCGCAGTACGCCCCTGTGCTCGCCACGACTCCTGGCGTCCAACGGGCAATTGAGTTCAAGGAGTTGTCGGTGAGCCCCCTGAACGGTGGGTTCCCCCAGGCCGTCCTCATCGCCGACTGCGCTCATTTGCGCCTGTTGGCACAGTTGTCTTCCTGTTCGGACGGGGACGCCTTTCTCACCGCTTCTCCGGCCACAGACACCATGCCCGACATGACCACCTGGGCCACCGGCATGAAACTGCGCATGGACATGTACGGCTCCCGCTGGACAGTGCCGCACATCACCGCAACCGTCCGTGCGACCCCCGCCTATCCGGCAGCGGTTTCCTCTGAACGGACCCTGCTGGCCACTCCCTGGGCGGCCGGGCACACCGCCATCGCACACGCCGTCAGTACGGTCGCCCTCACCTATGCGACCGGGTTCAAAGACGTGCAGGATCACATCCGCACCGCAGCAGCCCGGCTCGACCCGGCCTTCAGCGTCGACTTTCCTGGAAGGTCCCAGGGCGACCCTGCCCTCGACGGAGTCAGGCGGGCTCTGCTGGCCGGGGTAACCGCCGTGCTGGTACTGATCGCAGCGAGCATGCTGCTTGGTGCGCTCGAACAGGTCCGTGAGCGCGCACGAGTCCTGTCCGTACTCGTCGCGTTCGGCACGCCCCGTCGTACGCTCGCCACATCCGTCTTCTTGCAGTCCGTACTTCCCGTCGGACTTGGTTTGCTCGTGGCGGAGTCGATCGGGACGGCCCTCGGCAGCACGCTGCTCGATCTCGCCGGAAGGCCTGTGACGCACAACTGGAGCACCCTACTGGCCATAGCCGGCATCGGGGCGGCCGTCTCCCTCGGTGTCACCCTGTTGACCCTGCCGGCCTTGTGGCGTTCGACGCGACCGCAGGGACTACGTCACGAGTGA
- a CDS encoding GNAT family N-acetyltransferase, translated as MASVFANFRQYLMGWGTQSRVGNTVDQFRSGLATPQFNGVVRIRSVSAYGADVTAVRKEFANVPWWWWVGPDSPEDTADVLRYHGGRELTTLPVMVLPLDERADPGTVPHTARTGLRVEPVRGDEQLAELVRTYRASMGVESGLEAEMVRIEARREDNADIIRLAAVLDGRVVGTTVVITAHGVAGIFLVHVTETQRRRGVGAALTAAALQVGWERGMRCAALAASSAGEPLYRRFGFTTTSEYRLFAFPA; from the coding sequence ATGGCATCGGTGTTCGCCAACTTCCGTCAGTACCTCATGGGATGGGGCACGCAGAGCCGAGTGGGCAACACCGTCGACCAGTTCCGCAGCGGGCTTGCCACCCCGCAGTTCAACGGCGTCGTACGCATACGGTCGGTGTCCGCGTACGGGGCGGACGTGACGGCCGTCCGCAAGGAGTTCGCGAACGTTCCCTGGTGGTGGTGGGTCGGACCCGACAGCCCCGAGGACACCGCCGACGTCCTGCGGTATCACGGTGGACGAGAGCTCACGACCCTCCCCGTGATGGTGCTCCCGCTCGACGAACGGGCCGACCCGGGCACAGTCCCGCACACCGCTCGCACCGGTTTGCGGGTGGAGCCGGTCCGGGGCGATGAACAGCTGGCCGAGTTGGTCCGGACGTACCGGGCGTCGATGGGTGTCGAGTCCGGGCTGGAGGCTGAGATGGTGCGCATCGAGGCGCGGCGCGAGGACAACGCCGACATCATCCGGCTGGCCGCCGTGCTGGACGGCCGAGTGGTCGGGACAACCGTGGTGATCACCGCCCACGGGGTGGCCGGGATCTTCCTCGTCCACGTGACCGAAACACAGCGTCGGCGGGGCGTCGGTGCGGCCCTGACGGCCGCCGCGCTCCAGGTGGGGTGGGAGCGCGGGATGCGCTGCGCCGCGCTGGCGGCCAGCTCTGCGGGCGAACCGTTGTACCGACGTTTCGGCTTCACGACGACATCCGAGTACCGGCTGTTCGCCTTCCCCGCCTGA
- a CDS encoding globin domain-containing protein: protein MLSERSAQIVRTTLPAVGASLSTITELFYRRMFEERPELLRDLFNRANQASGTQREALAGAVAAFATALVERPDERPDAVLGRIANKHASLGITSDQYTLVARHLLGAVAEVLGDAVTPEVAAAWDEVYWLMANALEARLYAQARVEDGAVWQAMEVAERHEETPDAVSLVLRRADGVPTGPFVPGQYVSVRVELPDGAHQIRQYSLSSAPGLKTWRITVKRECSADGRVPEGEVSSWLHAHARPGVTLQVSLPFGDLLLAEGDGPLLLASAGIGVTPMLAMLDHLAATSPHRPVTIVHADRSPVDHAHRLELVELVGRLAHASLHVWYEDIDHPDAVADHINEGLADIARLSPAPDATAFLCGPLAFMKAVRSDLLAHGLSPQSVHYEVFGPDLWLSK, encoded by the coding sequence ATGCTGTCCGAACGGTCCGCGCAGATCGTCCGCACCACGCTCCCCGCCGTGGGGGCCTCCCTCAGCACCATCACGGAGCTGTTCTACCGCCGTATGTTCGAGGAACGGCCGGAGCTGCTGCGCGACTTGTTCAACCGGGCGAACCAGGCCAGCGGCACCCAGCGCGAAGCGCTCGCCGGTGCCGTCGCCGCCTTCGCGACAGCGCTCGTGGAACGCCCCGACGAGCGCCCTGACGCGGTGCTGGGCCGCATCGCGAACAAGCATGCCTCGCTCGGCATCACCTCCGACCAGTACACGCTGGTCGCCCGTCACCTCCTCGGGGCCGTGGCCGAGGTCCTCGGCGACGCCGTGACCCCGGAGGTAGCCGCCGCCTGGGACGAGGTCTACTGGCTCATGGCCAACGCCCTGGAGGCGCGCCTGTACGCGCAGGCGCGGGTCGAGGACGGCGCGGTCTGGCAGGCCATGGAGGTGGCCGAACGCCACGAGGAGACGCCGGACGCGGTCTCCCTCGTCCTGCGTCGCGCCGACGGTGTGCCGACCGGCCCATTCGTCCCCGGCCAGTACGTCAGCGTTCGGGTCGAACTGCCTGACGGAGCCCACCAGATACGGCAGTACAGCCTCTCCTCGGCGCCCGGCCTCAAGACCTGGCGCATCACCGTCAAGCGGGAGTGCTCCGCCGACGGCCGGGTGCCGGAGGGCGAGGTCTCCTCCTGGCTGCACGCCCACGCCCGGCCCGGCGTCACGCTCCAGGTCTCCCTTCCCTTCGGCGACCTCCTGCTCGCTGAGGGTGACGGCCCGTTGCTGCTCGCCTCGGCCGGCATCGGCGTCACCCCCATGCTGGCGATGCTGGACCATCTGGCCGCCACCTCGCCCCACCGGCCCGTGACCATCGTTCACGCGGACCGCTCCCCCGTGGACCATGCCCACCGGCTCGAACTCGTCGAACTCGTCGGGCGGCTCGCGCACGCCTCCCTGCACGTCTGGTACGAGGACATCGACCACCCCGACGCCGTCGCGGACCACATCAACGAGGGCCTGGCCGACATCGCCCGCCTCTCCCCTGCGCCCGACGCCACGGCGTTCCTGTGCGGCCCGCTGGCCTTCATGAAGGCCGTCCGCTCCGACCTCCTCGCACACGGGCTGAGCCCCCAGTCCGTCCACTACGAGGTGTTCGGTCCCGACCTCTGGCTCAGCAAGTAG
- a CDS encoding NAD(P)/FAD-dependent oxidoreductase, with protein sequence MREILIVGGGYAGFYTAWGLEKRLRPGEARVTVVDPRPYMTYQPFLPEVVAGSVEARHAAVSLRRHLHYTRLVAGSVTEIRHSARTVTVRPESGPSLDLHYDVLVVTAGAVTRTFPIPGLSDQAYGLKHVEEAVAIRDRLLTSFDRAASLPRGPERTRLLTVTVVGGGFSGVEGFGELLALATALLKQYPEIGADEPAFHLVEARDRILPEVADRPGAWVVRSLEKRGARVHLNTQLVSAEDGRVRLSDGTEYFSGLLVWTAGNAANPIVHNHSDLPVDERGLLTVRADLRVTTDTEVVPDVWAAGDDASVPDLAAGRPGAHTVPNAQHAVRQGKLLAKNILASLRGRPTKDYVHRSLGVVATLGLGRGIFQYRGLVIKGFPAWLMHRGYHVLAIPSWERKTRVFAVWVTALLYGRDIVSLASVQHPREAFVSRGELRRGEEPAQPGGRLTA encoded by the coding sequence GTGCGTGAGATCTTGATCGTGGGCGGCGGGTACGCGGGCTTCTACACCGCGTGGGGCCTGGAGAAGAGGCTGCGGCCGGGCGAGGCGCGCGTCACCGTCGTCGACCCGCGCCCGTACATGACGTACCAGCCCTTCCTGCCCGAGGTCGTGGCCGGTTCGGTGGAGGCCCGGCACGCGGCGGTCTCGCTCCGCCGTCACCTCCACTACACGCGTCTGGTGGCGGGCTCGGTGACGGAGATCCGCCACAGCGCGCGCACGGTCACGGTCCGCCCGGAGTCCGGGCCATCCCTCGACCTGCACTACGACGTGCTGGTCGTGACGGCGGGGGCGGTCACCCGGACCTTCCCGATCCCGGGGCTGAGCGATCAGGCGTACGGACTCAAGCACGTCGAGGAGGCCGTAGCGATCCGCGACCGCCTCCTCACCTCGTTCGACCGTGCGGCCAGTCTGCCGCGCGGGCCCGAACGCACCAGACTACTCACCGTCACCGTCGTCGGTGGCGGATTCTCCGGAGTGGAGGGATTTGGTGAACTGCTGGCCCTGGCGACCGCGTTGCTCAAGCAGTACCCGGAGATCGGCGCGGACGAACCGGCCTTCCACCTGGTCGAGGCACGGGACCGCATCCTGCCCGAGGTCGCGGACCGGCCGGGCGCCTGGGTGGTGCGTTCACTGGAGAAACGGGGGGCGCGGGTGCACCTGAACACCCAGCTGGTCTCCGCCGAGGACGGCCGGGTGCGGCTGTCGGACGGCACCGAGTACTTCTCGGGCCTGCTGGTGTGGACGGCCGGCAACGCCGCCAACCCGATCGTGCACAACCACAGCGACCTGCCTGTCGACGAGCGGGGCCTGCTCACCGTACGGGCGGATCTGCGGGTCACCACGGACACCGAGGTGGTGCCCGACGTCTGGGCGGCGGGGGACGACGCCTCGGTGCCCGATCTCGCGGCCGGGAGGCCAGGCGCGCACACCGTGCCCAACGCCCAGCACGCCGTCCGCCAGGGCAAGCTGCTGGCGAAGAACATCCTGGCATCGCTGCGCGGCCGTCCGACCAAGGACTACGTACACCGCAGTCTCGGTGTGGTGGCCACACTCGGGCTCGGCCGCGGCATCTTCCAGTACCGGGGACTGGTCATCAAGGGGTTCCCGGCCTGGCTGATGCACCGTGGCTACCACGTCCTGGCCATACCAAGCTGGGAACGCAAGACGCGTGTCTTCGCCGTGTGGGTCACGGCCCTTCTCTACGGCCGCGACATCGTGTCGCTGGCGTCGGTGCAGCACCCGAGGGAGGCATTCGTCTCCCGCGGCGAACTGCGCCGAGGAGAGGAGCCCGCACAGCCCGGAGGCCGGCTCACGGCATGA